A region of the Deltaproteobacteria bacterium genome:
TCCCGCCAGACCCCCTCTACGGCCCGCACAGCCCCATTTGCTGACTACCTACCCAATTGCGCTTTCGCTATATAGAATATCCAGATCCCGCCTGAAATTCTTGACCAAATCCTGCCTTTGTAGTAATCTTTAAAAATTAATTTTTACATATAAGGAGACAGCCCATGCGTGTCCGGTCGTTGATGATTGAAGATCCCATTACCGTGTCAGAACGCACTTCCGTTCAAGAAGCCATTCACATCATGCAGGAGAACTCTATCCGGCACCTTCCTGTTGTAAGCCGGTCACAGAAGTTAGTCGGATGGGTCACCCTCGGAGATATGAAACAGGGTCTGCTTCCTGCTGTTGTCACTGGCCTGTCCCTGGCGGACCTGATGATCAGAGAGCCCGTTAGCATAAACCCCGACGCTAACGTTGAGACCGCCGCCCGGATCATTTTTGAAAAAAAGATCGGCGGCATGCCTGTTATCGATGACGGTAAGAAGGTGATAGGAATTATTACGGTTACGGATATTTTGGGCGCTTTCGTCAAAATCATGGGTATCCTGGCCAATGGATCGAGGGTCGAGGTAGACGTGGGGAATAAGCCGGACGGTTTTGAAGAGGTTTCACGCATAATCCACGATAATGGTGGTGAAATCGTCAGTGTTGGGATTGACCCTGAAGTCAGTGAAAAGAAAATCTTTTATTTCCGCCTCAAACGGTGTTTGACAGACACCATTGTGAAGGCGCTAAAGAAAAAGAAATACATAGTTCTCTCCTCTGACTGATAGCCCTCCGGCCGGTACGATTTGATTTCTATTTCGTAAACCACGTTTCCAAGATATATGTCTTCAGTATAGTTTTCGCCCCGGTCCTGACTCTCCCAATTTGACAACCCCTTGTCCGGGCTGTGTCAAAACTTTGACAAATTAAGAACATCTGGACCAAATTCATCCAAGCTCTTTCCCTGTATATCGCAACACACCCCCCCCTGGCTGTTTGAAACTCCGGGCAATTGTCTGCCTCCAGTATTTTGGCACGATTTATGCTGAACTGGCTATTGATTGAAATCGTAGTCGCCTCTGCCTTGTGTGCCGTTGACGCTTGTGGGGGCGGTCGGAGGCCTTCAACTTTCTCCAGAACGTGCTGACGCCCAAAGGCAATGTAATAGGGCTTCAGATAATGATTTTGGCAAGGCCAGATGGAGATTTTCGAGTAAGGCGTACACCATAGTGCGTCGTCGAGAAAATCGACCGATAACGCAGTCCAGAATCTTTATCTGGAACCCTATAGAACGGAGGGACTGCGATGAAACCAAGGCTAAATCCTGTTTGCAAGAAAGGCGAAAGAAACCTCTACTGCTTGTATTACGGAGATTGTCTGGATCATGCGGTGGGACATCGGTGGCGACACTGGAATTGTTCTGAGTGCTCACACAAATTCACACAAGAAGTTGTCAATGCCGTGAGAACCGTTGATGATTCAAACATATTCTATGAATTGCCCCCTTCCTTTTCCGCGGAGGTTTGGCACACCTTTGATTGAGTTGAAAATGAAAGAGAAGCCCAAGAGTGAAACTTCTCTCCCTATTGAGGAAATCCTAAAGGCCGCAGAAAGGTTGCCTCCGTTTCCGGCGGTGATCTGGAAGGTCATGTCTTTGCTTCGCAGAATGGCGCCCGCGAGCGAGATCGAAGCCGTGATCCAGTACGACCAGGCGATTGCGGCAAGGGTATTGGCTCTGAGTCGTTCTGCCTATTATGCTCGAAGGCATGCCATAGGTTCATTGAGGGATGCCATAGTCGCTCTCGGGGATGAGCAGTTGACCCGAGTCGTTATGACTGCCTGCGCAGGCCGTTATTTTGAGTCTGAGATTTCCGGCTATGAACTCAGGGAAGGCCAGTTGTGGCAACATGCCGTGGCAACGGCGCTGCTGGCCGAGACAGCGGCGCGTCGCCTCGGAGAGAAGAAGGTTATGACGGTTTACACGGCTGGGTTGCTCCACGACATTGGCAAAGCCGTGCTGAGTTTCTACGTAAAGACGTATCTGGATGCCATATTGATCCGAATGAGCAGAAAAGGCATACAGTTCCTCGATGCTGAGCGCCAGACACTGGGTATGGATCATCAGCAGTTGGGGGAGATGATCGCCAAACGTTGGCGTTTTCCTCCGGAAGTGGTCGCAGGTATTGGCTACCATCACTGTCCGAAAAAAGCAAAAGCTCATCAGGACATAGCCGCTGCAGTTTTCGTGGCCAACAGGACTGCCAAAGCCATGGGTTTTGGCTGCGGGATGGAGAGCCTTGTTGAGTCGTACGAGGATGATATTTTTCAGTTATTGGGGATCACTCCCGGCAAGGCGGCACAATTCTGGACAGATATGTCAGATGTGTCGGATGATATTAAGCACGTGGTGTCTGAGGAAAGCCGTGTCTTCGATTCCCGTCCTCACGACGCCTCCAGCCTGTAGATCTCGATGACCCTTTCTTTTCCCTTCAACTTGCGGGCCGGAAGGGAGACCAGGGACCCCAGCCCTTCTTCACAAATCCTGTCTTTGATCTCCTCGCTCACTGCCTTGCTGATGAGTATATTGTTTGGACCGGCGATCGACTGGAGGCGTTGTGCCACGTTTACGGCATCGCCGATGACCGTATAGTTCAAGTGGTCCTCCGACCCGATATAGCCCGCCACTACTTCCCCTGAATCAATTCCTACGGAGACCTCAAGAGGAGGCCAGTTATTGCGCTGGGCCTGAGCATTGAAACCCTTCAGGGCTTTGATCATCCCAATAGCTGTCTTTACAGCTCGCACGGGATCATCATCATGGGAAAGCGGGGCTCCAAAGAAGGCCATAATGCCATCTCCTATCAGCTTATCCAGAGTCCCATCGTGCTTGAATATGATCGGAGTCATGAGTGAAAAATAGGCATTCAATATATCTACAACCTTCTCTTGATCCAGGCCTTCAGACATGGAGGTAAAGCCGTGCAGATCTGCAAACAGGATGGTCACATTCTTCCGTTCTCCGCCCAGTTTTATGTTTCCTCCACTGTCAAATATCTTTTCTGTCACCGTCTTTGAGAAGAATCGACTCAGCAGTAGTCGTTGTTTTTCCTCCTTGAGCATTTGATGATACACGCGGAAAAGGATCACTGCGGTGGCGATCTGATCTGATACCAGGCTGAAGAAACGCACTTCG
Encoded here:
- a CDS encoding HDOD domain-containing protein; amino-acid sequence: MKEKPKSETSLPIEEILKAAERLPPFPAVIWKVMSLLRRMAPASEIEAVIQYDQAIAARVLALSRSAYYARRHAIGSLRDAIVALGDEQLTRVVMTACAGRYFESEISGYELREGQLWQHAVATALLAETAARRLGEKKVMTVYTAGLLHDIGKAVLSFYVKTYLDAILIRMSRKGIQFLDAERQTLGMDHQQLGEMIAKRWRFPPEVVAGIGYHHCPKKAKAHQDIAAAVFVANRTAKAMGFGCGMESLVESYEDDIFQLLGITPGKAAQFWTDMSDVSDDIKHVVSEESRVFDSRPHDASSL
- a CDS encoding CBS domain-containing protein gives rise to the protein MRVRSLMIEDPITVSERTSVQEAIHIMQENSIRHLPVVSRSQKLVGWVTLGDMKQGLLPAVVTGLSLADLMIREPVSINPDANVETAARIIFEKKIGGMPVIDDGKKVIGIITVTDILGAFVKIMGILANGSRVEVDVGNKPDGFEEVSRIIHDNGGEIVSVGIDPEVSEKKIFYFRLKRCLTDTIVKALKKKKYIVLSSD
- a CDS encoding GAF domain-containing protein, with amino-acid sequence MFSNGQKTTDEKTVLGQERDVFKRQFLKIQDNYENKIKELSILKELGNTLRSTNFHDKEAFFRDQLNIIKKYIMLENITLMLVNEELQALETVARSDLNRSAGETAFLSLEDGAPGKAILQRSPVIIDNARDDPSIKTDRDDHDGSLLCVPVMHNEKAIGVLCLRHTETKRFSQNEVRFFSLVSDQIATAVILFRVYHQMLKEEKQRLLLSRFFSKTVTEKIFDSGGNIKLGGERKNVTILFADLHGFTSMSEGLDQEKVVDILNAYFSLMTPIIFKHDGTLDKLIGDGIMAFFGAPLSHDDDPVRAVKTAIGMIKALKGFNAQAQRNNWPPLEVSVGIDSGEVVAGYIGSEDHLNYTVIGDAVNVAQRLQSIAGPNNILISKAVSEEIKDRICEEGLGSLVSLPARKLKGKERVIEIYRLEAS